The following coding sequences lie in one Syngnathus scovelli strain Florida chromosome 1, RoL_Ssco_1.2, whole genome shotgun sequence genomic window:
- the LOC125992111 gene encoding oxysterol-binding protein 1 isoform X2, with product MSEPKTAPPTPAGDTYKGWVFKWTNYIKGYQRRWFVLSHGLLSYYRTQAEMGHTCRGTINLATATITVDDACNFVISNGGAQTYHLKASCEVERQRWITALELAKAKAAARLQLESDDSSDDCSHSLPTAPSGQGGGVPQNAEVQSALRTLGSKVEDLSTCNDLISKHGSALQRSLSELDSLRLTGEAGDKIRQVTERATLFRITSNAMINACRDFLALAQAHSKRWQKALQAEREQRVRLEETLEQLAKQHNHLERAFRGAAAQANATADNKSAVAAAKGEASDEDDDNEFFDAVEEAPEFITVPADPHFHKRSNSNASGFNNEIGSDDQSLNEEPLAMNQESPSQELLPLKKRRARIPDKPNYSLNLWSIMKNCIGKELSKIPMPVNFNEPISMLQRLSEDLEYHELLDKASKCHSTLEQMCYVAAFSVSSYSTTVHRTGKPFNPLLGETYELDRRRESGYRSLCEQVSHHPPAAAHHAISDRGWTLRQEITVASKFRGKYLSIMPLGTIHAIFDKDNNHYTWKKVTTTVHNIIVGKLWIDQSGEIDVVNHTTGDRCHLKFAPYSYFSRDVARKVTGVVMDKEGKAHYVLSGTWDEKLEFSRVMQSSRGGENGSEGKQKTVYQTLKAREVWRKNPLPEGAETMYYFTALALTLNEPEEPVAPTDSRRRPDQRLMEDGRWDEANSEKQRLEEKQRIARREREREALSQRTSSHPDEGAPHDLYKALWFERCQDRITGEQVHIYKGGYWEAKERGYWEGCPDIF from the exons ATGTCCGAGCCCAAGACAGCTCCTCCAACCCCAGCTGGAGACACGTATAAAGGATGGGTGTTCAAGTGGACTAATTACATCAAGGGTTATCAGAGGCGCTGGTTCGTCTTGAGTCATGGCTTGTTGTCCTACTACAG gaCCCAGGCGGAAATGGGCCACACTTGCCGCGGCACCATCAACCTGGCAACGGCGACCATCACCGTGGACGACGCGTGCAACTTTGTCATCTCCAACGGTGGCGCACAGACGTACCACCTGAAGGCCAGCTGCGAGGTGGAGCGACAACGTTGGATCACCGCGCTGGAGCTGGCAAAGGCCAAAGCGGCGGCACGCCTTCAGCTTGAGTCag ATGACTCTAGTGACGACTGCTCCCATTCACTGCCCACGGCTCCTTCCGGACAAGGCGGCGGCGTCCCGCAGAATGCCGAAGTCCAGTCGGCCCTGCGGACCCTGGGTAGCAAGGTGGAAGATCTGAGCACGTGCAACGATCTCATCTCCAAGCACGGCTCCGCTCTTCAGAG GTCTTTGTCAGAGCTGGACAGTTTGCGTCTGACGGGAGAGGCGGGAGATAAAATTCGTCAGGTGACGGAGAGGGCCACGCTGTTCCGCATCACTTCCAACGCCATGATCAAT GCGTGCCGAGACTTCCTGGCGCTGGCGCAGGCACACAGCAAGCGTTGGCAGAAGGCGCTGCAGGCGGAGCGGGAGCAGCGAGTGCGCCTGGAGGAGACTTTGGAGCAGCTGGCCAAGCAGCACAATCACCTGGAGCGAGCCTTCCGGGGGGCCGCCGCGCAGGCCAACGCCACCGCCGACAATAAGA GCGCGGTCGCAGCAGCGAAAGGCGAGGCCagcgacgaggacgacgacaacGAGTTCTTTGACGCGGTGGAAGAAGCACCTGAGTTCATCACTGTTCCCGCAGACCCTCACTTCCACAA GAGATCGAACAGTAACGCCAGCGGTTTCAATAATGAAATTGGTTCAGATGATCAGTCG CTGAATGAGGAGCCCCTGGCCATGAACCAGGAGTCGCCCTCGCAAGAGTTGCTGCCGCTGAAGAAGCGACGCGCGCGCATCCCGGACAAGCCCAACTACTCCCTCAACCTGTGGAGCATCATGAAAAACTGCATCGGCAAGGAGCTCTCCAAGATTCCCATGCCT GTGAACTTCAACGAGCCCATTTCCATGCTGCAGCGTCTGTCCGAGGACCTGGAGTACCACGAGCTGCTGGACAAGGCgagtaagtgccacagcacgctggaGCAGATGTGCTACGTGGCCGCCTTCTCCGTGTCATCCTACTCCACCACCGTCCACCGCACGGGCAAGCCCTTCAACCCGCTGCTGGGCGAGACGTACGAGCTGGACCGCCGGCGGGAGAGCGGCTACCGCTCGCTCTGTGAGCAG GTCAGTCACCACCCGCCGGCCGCGGCCCATCACGCCATCTCCGATCGAGGCTGGACTCTGAGGCAGGAAATCACCGTTGCCAGCAAATTCCGGGGGAAATATCTCTCCATCATGCCGTTAG GCACCATTCATGCCATCTTTGACAAGGACAACAATCACTACACATGGAAGAAAGTGACCACTACTGTGCACAACATCATAGTTGGCAAACTCTGGATCGACCAG TCGGGAGAGATCGATGTGGTGAACCACACAACGGGAGACCGCTGCCATTTGAAATTTGCGCCTTACAGTTATTTCTCCAGAGATGTGGCCAGGAAG GTGACCGGCGTGGTGATGGACAAAGAAGGCAAGGCCCATTACGTACTGTCGGGCACATGGGATGAGAAACTGGAGTTTTCCCGCGTGATGCAAAGCAGCCGCGGCGGGGAAAACGGCTCCGAGGGGAAACAGAAGACCGTCTACCAAACTCTGAAAGCCAGAGAGGTGTGGCGGAAGAACCCTCTGCC TGAAGGCGCGGAGACCATGTACTACTTCACGGCTTTAGCGCTCACTCTCAACGAGCCCGAGGAGCCCGTGGCGCCCACGGACAGCCGTCGCCGACCCGACCAGCGGCTCATGGAGGACGGGCGCTGGGACGAGGCCAACAGCGAGAAGCAGCggctggaggagaagcagcgcaTCGCCCGGCGCGAGCGCGAGAGGGAGGCTCTCAGCCAGCGTACCTCCAGCCACCCAGATGAAG GCGCACCTCACGACCTCTACAAAGCACTTTGGTTCGAGCGCTGCCAGGACCGGATCACAGGTGAGCAGGTTCACATCTACAAGGGCGGCTACTGGGAAGCCAAGGAGCGTGGCTACTGGGAGGGCTGCCCTGACATATTTTGA
- the dtx4a gene encoding E3 ubiquitin-protein ligase DTX4a has product MLLASAAVVWEWLNEHGRWRPYSPAVCHHIEAVIRSDPRCASVVLGQVDSRLSPYIIDLQSMHQFRQDTGTLRAVRRGFYEPTSAPGQGWLWEWENDVGSWTPYDTEVGIAIQAARDRQQPWLDLSPLGFCYLIDFGSMTQINGQTRRCRRIQRRADLAYPLVSGPLPKSQHAWAPTSAPHPGGFTDITAGGAGIRMGGAGGGNGSAYPSGALPASAITSLGAPCACQQCMLLLSVKVGTVSNAQTLGRRPPQTKPPSPKLSSHLIPGGAWSLTLPRLPSISRSFSPHRTSVVGATGGGLAMASTGTSGGFAHSLSLLSSATNALSLNSGRPPPPSLPPPPPPSLSTQPHPSTSPPCSTPAAPAPGPPLASAGAPSPSARVLGPLTTTLPPRSSLAGLSRPALQRLAMAQSRALIASGVPTVPVKNLNGSSPVHPALAGITGILMSAAGLPVCLTRPPKLVLHPPPVSKSDIKPVPGLGHCCRKTTKKQARKGRTPEEVVKRYLQKVRNPPEEDCTICMEVLSGPSGYKGPGVGGISRAESVGRLAQCGHQYHLQCLVAMYNNGNKDGSLQCPTCKTIYGVKTGNQPPGKMEYHVIPHSLPGHPDCKTIRIIYNIPPGIQDLEHPNPGKPFTARGFPRHCYLPDSDKGRKVLRLLLVAWDRRLIFSVGTSSTTGESDTVIWNEVHHKTEFGSNLTGHGYPDPGHLDNVLEELKAQGITEDECLPRD; this is encoded by the exons ATGTTACTCGCGTCCGCCGCGGTCGTGTGGGAATGGCTGAATGAGCACGGCCGCTGGCGGCCCTACAGCCCGGCGGTATGTCACCACATCGAGGCGGTCATCCGGAGCGACCCGCGCTGCGCTAGCGTGGTCCTCGGCCAGGTGGACTCTCGCCTCTCGCCCTACATCATCGACCTGCAGTCCATGCACCAGTTCCGCCAGGACACGG GCACCCTTCGAGCGGTCCGGCGTGGCTTCTATGAGCCCACCTCAGCGCCCGGCCAGGGCTGGCTGTGGGAGTGGGAGAACGACGTGGGCAGTTGGACACCGTATGACACGGAGGTGGGCATCGCCATCCAGGCGGCGCGGGACCGCCAGCAGCCCTGGCTGGACCTGTCACCGCTGGGTTTCTGCTACCTTATCGACTTTGGGAGTATGACCCAAATCAATGGGCAGACGCGGCGCTGCCGTCGCATTCAGCGACGCGCCGATTTGGCGTACCCCTTGGTGTCAGGCCCCCTGCCCAAATCCCAGCACGCGTGGGCACCTACGTCCGCTCCACACCCCGGAGGATTTACGGACATTACCGCAGGGGGTGCGGGAATCAGgatgggcggtgcggggggaggCAATGGTAGCGCGTACCCCAGCGGGGCACTCCCCGCTTCAGCTATCACCTCTTTGGGAGCGCCCTGCGCCTGCCAGCAGTGCATGCTGCTGCTCAGTGTCAAGGTGGGCACTGTGTCCAACGCTCAAACTCTGGGTCGGAGACCACCTCAGACTAAACCGCCTAGTCCCAAACTTAGCAGTCATTTGATCCCTGGAGGGGCCTGGTCACTCACCCTCCCACGACTGCCCTCCATCTCACGGTCGTTCTCCCCTCATAGGACGTCCGTAGTCGGGGCGACGGGTGGCGGTCTCGCTATGGCGAGTACAGGTACGAGCGGCGGCTTCGCACACTCGCTCTCCCTTCTCAGCTCGGCCACCAATGCCCTGTCACTGAACTCCGGCCGCCCGCCGCCCCCATCGCTCCCCCCACCGCCGCCGCCCTCACTGTCCACCCAGCCTCACCCTTCCACCTCGCCACCCTGTTCGACTCCTGCGGCGCCCGCTCCGGGCCCGCCTctcgcctcggccggcgcgccctCACCATCCGCCCGCGTGCTGGGCCCGCTGACTACAACTCTGCCACCGCGGTCCAGCCTGGCGGGGCTAAGCCGACCGGCGCTGCAGCGTCTCGCCATGGCTCAGTCCCGCGCTCTCATTGCCTCAGG GGTGCCGACGGTTCCCGTCAAGAACCTGAACGGTTCCAGCCCTGTGCACCCTGCCCTAGCCG GGATTACCGGCATCCTCATGAGTGCGGCGGGTCTTCCCGTCTGCCTGACCCGTCCTCCCAAGCTGGTGCTTCACCCACCGCCTGTCAGCAAGAGCGACATCAAACCCGTACCGGGTCTGGGCCACTGCTGTCGCAAAACCACCAAGAAGCAGGCCCGCAAAG GTAGGACCCCCGAGGAGGTGGTTAAGAGATACCTTCAGAAAGTCCGAAATCCCCCTGAAGAg GACTGCACCATCTGCATGGAAGTCCTATCCGGCCCATCGGGCTACAAAGGCCCCGGCGTGGGCGGCATCTCCCGCGCAGAGTCGGTGGGTCGCCTGGCGCAGTGCGGCCACCAGTACCACCTGCAGTGCCTGGTGGCCATGTACAACAACGGCAACAAGGACGGCAGCCTGCAGTGCCCCACGTGCAAAACCATATACGGTGTCAAAACCGGGAACCAGCCTCCGGGCAAGATGGAGTACCACGTCATCCCCCACTCGCTCCCCGGACATCCTGACTGCAAAACCATCCGCATCATTTACAACATTCCTCCTGGCATTCAG GACCTGGAGCACCCAAACCCCGGCAAACCCTTCACCGCCCGTGGCTTCCCCAGACACTGCTACCTCCCGGACAGCGACAAAGGCCGAAAG GTTCTGAGGCTGCTCCTGGTGGCGTGGGACCGCCGCCTCATATTCTCGGTGGGTACGTCCAGCACCACCGGCGAGTCGGACACGGTCATCTGGAACGAGGTGCACCACAAGACGGAGTTCGGCTCCAACCTGACGGGCCACGGCTACCCCGACCCGGGCCACCTGGACAACGTTCTGGAGGAGCTGAAGGCTCAGGGCATCACCGAGGACGAATGTCTTCCCAGAGATTGA
- the msantd1 gene encoding myb/SANT-like DNA-binding domain-containing protein 1 isoform X2: protein MAAGDDFAYLITHPQGEKHRRAPNWTDGEMKALLYIWEENHNELKTSKRNAKVYERMSQRFFQLTGEQRFKEEIKMKITNMSFQYRRLKSNATESGETPDWPYYKAIEKILSKPVEVGQGGDNPLAQPEQEVMGFLPEYTGSSDEMEIKQELDSWNSDSEHTQGSSSHPVSSKQKTTKRQHFLKRRKLQIMQAMLRQQKRSNQAIEETCREVRRALHQQNLLQVQCMQMQERMMNLLEKMILPSSTSGKNKI from the exons ATGGCAGCGGGAGATGACTTTGCCTATTTAATTACTCATCCTCAGGGCGAGAAGCACCGGCGGGCCCCCAACTGGACCGACGGTGAAATGAAGGCCCTGCTCTACATTTGGGAGGAGAACCACAATGAGCTGAAAACTAGCAAGAGGAACGCGAAGGTTTACGAGAGGATGTCGCAGCGGTTTTTCCAGCTGACGGGCGAGCAACGCTTCAAAGAGGAGATCAAGATGAAGATCACAAATATGTCCTTCCAATACAG gcGACTTAAGTCCAACGCCACGGAAAGCGGCGAGACCCCCGACTGGCCGTATTACAAAGCTATTGAGAAGATTCTATCCAAGCCTGTGGAGGTCGGACAAG GTGGCGACAACCCCTTGGCCCAGCCGGAGCAGGAGGTGATGGGCTTCCTGCCCGAATATACTGGCTCTTCAGATGAAATGGAGATCAAGCAGGAACTGGACTCTTGGAACTCTGACAGTGAGCACACACAAGGCTCCAG CTCCCATCCAGTGTCTAGCAAGCAAAAGACCACAAAAAGACAGCATTTTCTAAAGCGAAGGAAGCTGCAGATAATGCAGGCCATGCTGCGGCAACAAAAGCGCTCCAATCAAGCCATTGAGGAAACGTGCAGGGAAGTCCGCCGAGCCCTGCATCAGCAGAATCTGCTCCAGGTCCAGTGTATGCAGATGCAAGAGCGCATGATGAATCTTCTGGAGAAAATGATTTTGCCGTCCTCCACAAGCGGGAAGAACAAAATATGA
- the LOC125992111 gene encoding oxysterol-binding protein 1 isoform X1: MSEPKTAPPTPAGDTYKGWVFKWTNYIKGYQRRWFVLSHGLLSYYRTQAEMGHTCRGTINLATATITVDDACNFVISNGGAQTYHLKASCEVERQRWITALELAKAKAAARLQLESDDSSDDCSHSLPTAPSGQGGGVPQNAEVQSALRTLGSKVEDLSTCNDLISKHGSALQRSLSELDSLRLTGEAGDKIRQVTERATLFRITSNAMINACRDFLALAQAHSKRWQKALQAEREQRVRLEETLEQLAKQHNHLERAFRGAAAQANATADNKSAVAAAKGEASDEDDDNEFFDAVEEAPEFITVPADPHFHKRSNSNASGFNNEIGSDDQSLNEEPLAMNQESPSQELLPLKKRRARIPDKPNYSLNLWSIMKNCIGKELSKIPMPVNFNEPISMLQRLSEDLEYHELLDKASKCHSTLEQMCYVAAFSVSSYSTTVHRTGKPFNPLLGETYELDRRRESGYRSLCEQVSHHPPAAAHHAISDRGWTLRQEITVASKFRGKYLSIMPLGTIHAIFDKDNNHYTWKKVTTTVHNIIVGKLWIDQSGEIDVVNHTTGDRCHLKFAPYSYFSRDVARKVTGVVMDKEGKAHYVLSGTWDEKLEFSRVMQSSRGGENGSEGKQKTVYQTLKAREVWRKNPLPEGAETMYYFTALALTLNEPEEPVAPTDSRRRPDQRLMEDGRWDEANSEKQRLEEKQRIARREREREALSQRTSSHPDEAVDEDSLTDPSLKSAPHDLYKALWFERCQDRITGEQVHIYKGGYWEAKERGYWEGCPDIF, from the exons ATGTCCGAGCCCAAGACAGCTCCTCCAACCCCAGCTGGAGACACGTATAAAGGATGGGTGTTCAAGTGGACTAATTACATCAAGGGTTATCAGAGGCGCTGGTTCGTCTTGAGTCATGGCTTGTTGTCCTACTACAG gaCCCAGGCGGAAATGGGCCACACTTGCCGCGGCACCATCAACCTGGCAACGGCGACCATCACCGTGGACGACGCGTGCAACTTTGTCATCTCCAACGGTGGCGCACAGACGTACCACCTGAAGGCCAGCTGCGAGGTGGAGCGACAACGTTGGATCACCGCGCTGGAGCTGGCAAAGGCCAAAGCGGCGGCACGCCTTCAGCTTGAGTCag ATGACTCTAGTGACGACTGCTCCCATTCACTGCCCACGGCTCCTTCCGGACAAGGCGGCGGCGTCCCGCAGAATGCCGAAGTCCAGTCGGCCCTGCGGACCCTGGGTAGCAAGGTGGAAGATCTGAGCACGTGCAACGATCTCATCTCCAAGCACGGCTCCGCTCTTCAGAG GTCTTTGTCAGAGCTGGACAGTTTGCGTCTGACGGGAGAGGCGGGAGATAAAATTCGTCAGGTGACGGAGAGGGCCACGCTGTTCCGCATCACTTCCAACGCCATGATCAAT GCGTGCCGAGACTTCCTGGCGCTGGCGCAGGCACACAGCAAGCGTTGGCAGAAGGCGCTGCAGGCGGAGCGGGAGCAGCGAGTGCGCCTGGAGGAGACTTTGGAGCAGCTGGCCAAGCAGCACAATCACCTGGAGCGAGCCTTCCGGGGGGCCGCCGCGCAGGCCAACGCCACCGCCGACAATAAGA GCGCGGTCGCAGCAGCGAAAGGCGAGGCCagcgacgaggacgacgacaacGAGTTCTTTGACGCGGTGGAAGAAGCACCTGAGTTCATCACTGTTCCCGCAGACCCTCACTTCCACAA GAGATCGAACAGTAACGCCAGCGGTTTCAATAATGAAATTGGTTCAGATGATCAGTCG CTGAATGAGGAGCCCCTGGCCATGAACCAGGAGTCGCCCTCGCAAGAGTTGCTGCCGCTGAAGAAGCGACGCGCGCGCATCCCGGACAAGCCCAACTACTCCCTCAACCTGTGGAGCATCATGAAAAACTGCATCGGCAAGGAGCTCTCCAAGATTCCCATGCCT GTGAACTTCAACGAGCCCATTTCCATGCTGCAGCGTCTGTCCGAGGACCTGGAGTACCACGAGCTGCTGGACAAGGCgagtaagtgccacagcacgctggaGCAGATGTGCTACGTGGCCGCCTTCTCCGTGTCATCCTACTCCACCACCGTCCACCGCACGGGCAAGCCCTTCAACCCGCTGCTGGGCGAGACGTACGAGCTGGACCGCCGGCGGGAGAGCGGCTACCGCTCGCTCTGTGAGCAG GTCAGTCACCACCCGCCGGCCGCGGCCCATCACGCCATCTCCGATCGAGGCTGGACTCTGAGGCAGGAAATCACCGTTGCCAGCAAATTCCGGGGGAAATATCTCTCCATCATGCCGTTAG GCACCATTCATGCCATCTTTGACAAGGACAACAATCACTACACATGGAAGAAAGTGACCACTACTGTGCACAACATCATAGTTGGCAAACTCTGGATCGACCAG TCGGGAGAGATCGATGTGGTGAACCACACAACGGGAGACCGCTGCCATTTGAAATTTGCGCCTTACAGTTATTTCTCCAGAGATGTGGCCAGGAAG GTGACCGGCGTGGTGATGGACAAAGAAGGCAAGGCCCATTACGTACTGTCGGGCACATGGGATGAGAAACTGGAGTTTTCCCGCGTGATGCAAAGCAGCCGCGGCGGGGAAAACGGCTCCGAGGGGAAACAGAAGACCGTCTACCAAACTCTGAAAGCCAGAGAGGTGTGGCGGAAGAACCCTCTGCC TGAAGGCGCGGAGACCATGTACTACTTCACGGCTTTAGCGCTCACTCTCAACGAGCCCGAGGAGCCCGTGGCGCCCACGGACAGCCGTCGCCGACCCGACCAGCGGCTCATGGAGGACGGGCGCTGGGACGAGGCCAACAGCGAGAAGCAGCggctggaggagaagcagcgcaTCGCCCGGCGCGAGCGCGAGAGGGAGGCTCTCAGCCAGCGTACCTCCAGCCACCCAGATGAAG CTGTCGATGAGGATTCTCTTACTGATCCGTCACTGAAAA GCGCACCTCACGACCTCTACAAAGCACTTTGGTTCGAGCGCTGCCAGGACCGGATCACAGGTGAGCAGGTTCACATCTACAAGGGCGGCTACTGGGAAGCCAAGGAGCGTGGCTACTGGGAGGGCTGCCCTGACATATTTTGA
- the msantd1 gene encoding myb/SANT-like DNA-binding domain-containing protein 1 isoform X1 has translation MAAGDDFAYLITHPQGEKHRRAPNWTDGEMKALLYIWEENHNELKTSKRNAKVYERMSQRFFQLTGEQRFKEEIKMKITNMSFQYRRLKSNATESGETPDWPYYKAIEKILSKPVEVGQGNWAESQGDCRDESQASTSAGNSSQGGDNPLAQPEQEVMGFLPEYTGSSDEMEIKQELDSWNSDSEHTQGSSSHPVSSKQKTTKRQHFLKRRKLQIMQAMLRQQKRSNQAIEETCREVRRALHQQNLLQVQCMQMQERMMNLLEKMILPSSTSGKNKI, from the exons ATGGCAGCGGGAGATGACTTTGCCTATTTAATTACTCATCCTCAGGGCGAGAAGCACCGGCGGGCCCCCAACTGGACCGACGGTGAAATGAAGGCCCTGCTCTACATTTGGGAGGAGAACCACAATGAGCTGAAAACTAGCAAGAGGAACGCGAAGGTTTACGAGAGGATGTCGCAGCGGTTTTTCCAGCTGACGGGCGAGCAACGCTTCAAAGAGGAGATCAAGATGAAGATCACAAATATGTCCTTCCAATACAG gcGACTTAAGTCCAACGCCACGGAAAGCGGCGAGACCCCCGACTGGCCGTATTACAAAGCTATTGAGAAGATTCTATCCAAGCCTGTGGAGGTCGGACAAGGTAACTGGGCCGAGTCTCAAGGTGACTGCCGGGATGAGTCCCAGGCCTCGACGAGTGCTGGTAATTCGTCCCAAGGTGGCGACAACCCCTTGGCCCAGCCGGAGCAGGAGGTGATGGGCTTCCTGCCCGAATATACTGGCTCTTCAGATGAAATGGAGATCAAGCAGGAACTGGACTCTTGGAACTCTGACAGTGAGCACACACAAGGCTCCAG CTCCCATCCAGTGTCTAGCAAGCAAAAGACCACAAAAAGACAGCATTTTCTAAAGCGAAGGAAGCTGCAGATAATGCAGGCCATGCTGCGGCAACAAAAGCGCTCCAATCAAGCCATTGAGGAAACGTGCAGGGAAGTCCGCCGAGCCCTGCATCAGCAGAATCTGCTCCAGGTCCAGTGTATGCAGATGCAAGAGCGCATGATGAATCTTCTGGAGAAAATGATTTTGCCGTCCTCCACAAGCGGGAAGAACAAAATATGA
- the coro1b gene encoding coronin-1B — translation MSFRRGVVRQSKFRHVFAQAWKAEHCLDDVRVSRVTWDGPLSAVNPKFLAVIIEAGGGGAFLVVPIGKSGRVDQSCPTVCGHAAPVLDIQWSPHDDNIIASASEDCTVKVWQIPDGGLTAPMTEAVVTLEGHSKRVGILAWHPTAFNILLTAGCDNVIVLWNVGTGELLYQLADAHPDLIYSVSWNKNGSAICTVCKDKALRVIDPRRGTVLKVREKVHDGTRPMRAVFLSDGKILTTGFSRMSDRQVALWDTKDLSEPMAVQEMDTSNGVLLPFYDPDTNMVYLLGKGDCTIRYFEVTDESPYVHFLSLYSSKEPQRGAGFLSKRGVDVNKCEIARFYKLHERKVEPISMTVPRKSDLFQGDLYPDTAGLEPALLADEWIAGRDAPPLLVSLSGGYAAPPSKHRDTLRIKPGLASQESTPAATPATKEPEDEEPRAVTRETSGHTERPKREDDILNELLSEMKALRAVVLAQSQRIELLERQLARIEDGDV, via the exons ATGTCTTTCCGGCGAGGTGTGGTGCGGCAGAGCAAGTTCCGCCACGTGTTCGCGCAGGCGTGGAAAgccgagcactgcctggatgatGTGCGAGTCTCGCGGGTGACGTGGGACGGCCCGCTGAGTGCCGTCAACCCCAAGTTCTTGGCGGTCATCATCGAAGCGGGAGGCGGAGGGGCTTTCCTGGTGGTCCCCATCGGCAAG AGCGGCAGGGTCGATCAGTCGTGTCCGACTGTGTGCGGCCACGCGGCGCCGGTGTTGGACATTCAATGGTCTCCTCATGACGACAATATCATCGCGAGCGCCTCGGAGGACTGCACCGTAAAG GTGTGGCAGATCCCCGACGGGGGCCTGACGGCTCCCATGACCGAAGCCGTGGTCACCCTGGAGGGGCACAGTAAAAGGGTGGGCATCCTAGCCTGGCACCCGACTGCTTTCAACATCCTCTTAACTGCGG GCTGCGATAACGTGATTGTGCTGTGGAATGTGGGCACGGGGGAGCTGCTGTACCAATTGGCCGACGCCCACCCGGACTTGATCTACAGCGTCAGCTGGAACAAGAACGGAAGTGCCATCTGCACCGTGTGCAAGGACAAGGCGCTACGCGTCATTGACCCGCGGAGGGGCACCGTCCTCAAG GTCAgagagaaggttcatgacggcaCCAGACCCATGCGAGCTGTGTTCCTCTCCGACGGCAAGATCCTGACCACAGGCTTCAGTCGGATGAGTGACAGACAAGTGGCGCTATGGGATACG AAAGATCTCTCTGAGCCAATGGCGGTGCAGGAGATGGACACTAGCAACGGCGTCCTTCTCCCCTTTTACGACCCCGACACCAACATGGTGTACCTGTTGGGCAAG GGAGACTGCACCATTCGCTACTTTGAGGTGACGGACGAATCCCCCTACGTCCACTTCCTCAGTCTATACAGCAGCAAGGAGCCACAGAGGGGGGCAGGTTTTCTCAGTAAACGAGGGGTGGACGTCAACAAGTGTGAAATTGCCAG GTTCTACAAACTGCATGAAAGGAAAGTGGAACCCATTTCGATGACAGTACCGAGAAAG TCAGATCTCTTCCAAGGGGACCTTTACCCGGACACGGCCGGTTTAGAGCCCGCGCTTCTGGCTGATGAATGGatcgccggccgggacgcgccgcccCTGCTGGTGTCCCTGAGCGGAGGCTATGCGGCGCCGCCATCCAAGCACCGGGACACGCTCAGGATCAAGCCCGGGCTGGCCTCGCAGGAATCGACACCGGCGGCGACCCCCGCCACCAAGGAGCCCGAGGATGAGGAGCCACGTGCCGTCACCAGGGAGACAAGCGGCCACACTGAGAGGCCTAAGCGAGAG GACGACATTCTGAACGAGCTTTTGTCGGAGATGAAAGCGCTGCGTGCCGTGGTGCTCGCTCAGAGCCAGCGCATCGAGTTGCTGGAGAGGCAGCTGGCCCGCATCGAAGATGGCGACGTATGA